A region of Dioscorea cayenensis subsp. rotundata cultivar TDr96_F1 chromosome 5, TDr96_F1_v2_PseudoChromosome.rev07_lg8_w22 25.fasta, whole genome shotgun sequence DNA encodes the following proteins:
- the LOC120262398 gene encoding early nodulin-like protein 3: protein MPSSPFSFLLLLTLLSFIHPTPISSFEFEVGGNAGWAVPSKDTQFYNHWASDNRFKIGDTINFKYDKDSVLVVEEGDYDKCDSAHPIFFSNNGNTVYTLDHSGAFYFISGIAEHCQKGQKMIIRVMGHSEGPGSSPDAGNHTGTHNVPSSSPNGSGGGLYEGFHAMHVSLLWVFFMFLGSLLF from the exons aTGCCTTCCTCTCCTTTCTCCTTTCTCCTCCTCCTAACTCTTCTCTCCTTCATCCACCCAACACCAATCTCCTCTTTTGAGTTTGAAGTTGGTGGCAATGCTGGCTGGGCTGTTCCTTCCAAAGACACTCAATTCTACAACCATTGGGCTTCCGACAACCGATTCAAGATCGGCGATACCATTA ATTTCAAGTATGATAAGGACTCAGTATTGGTGGTTGAAGAGGGGGACTATGACAAGTGTGATTCAGCTCatccaatatttttctcaaacaatGGGAATACAGTGTACACTCTTGATCATTCTGGTGCATTTTACTTCATCAGTGGAATTGCTGAGCACTGCCAGAAAGGCCAGAAGATGATTATTAGAGTTATGGGGCACTCGGAGGGGCCGGGGAGTTCACCGGATGCTGGAAACCACACCGGAACTCATAATGTTCCTTCATCTTCTCCTAATGGTTCTGGGGGTGGTCTTTATGAGGGTTTTCATGCCATGCATGTTTCTCTTCTTTGGGTCTTTTTTATGTTCTTAGGGTCCCTCTTGTTTTAA